A stretch of the Azorhizobium caulinodans ORS 571 genome encodes the following:
- a CDS encoding tyrosine phosphatase family protein, whose amino-acid sequence MIYVCSLSRLHETVERTGARHVITLINGGTAVTRPSNVDPTHHLFLGINDIVEEAEGLVAPGDTHLHDLLDFVHAWPREAPLVIHCYAGISRSTAAAYTTLCALLPEVDEMELALRLRQASPTATPNARIVALADRALKREGRMVKAIAAIGRGADAFEGEPFALQID is encoded by the coding sequence ATGATCTATGTCTGCTCCCTCTCGCGCCTCCACGAGACGGTGGAGCGCACCGGCGCCCGGCACGTCATCACCCTCATCAATGGCGGCACCGCCGTGACGCGGCCGAGCAATGTGGACCCGACCCACCACCTCTTCCTCGGCATCAACGACATTGTCGAGGAAGCCGAGGGTCTGGTGGCGCCGGGCGACACCCATCTGCACGACCTTCTGGACTTCGTGCACGCCTGGCCGCGCGAGGCGCCGCTCGTCATCCATTGCTATGCGGGCATCTCCCGCTCCACGGCGGCCGCCTATACCACGCTCTGTGCTTTGCTACCGGAGGTGGACGAGATGGAGCTGGCGCTGCGCCTGCGCCAGGCCTCGCCCACGGCAACCCCCAACGCCCGCATCGTCGCGCTGGCGGACCGGGCGCTGAAGCGCGAAGGCCGGATGGTGAAGGCCATCGCCGCCATCGGCCGGGGGGCGGATGCCTTCGAGGGCGAGCCCTTCGCCCTACAGATCGACTGA
- a CDS encoding HD family hydrolase: protein MTDSPAQPSLPPTPPSPTAGKKPRAWQRMLSGRRLDLLDPSALDIEIEDIAHGLARVARWNGQTSGDDIFSVAQHSLLVERLARAQTHDLDRSWRLAVLLHDAPEYVIGDMISPFKAMIGGDYKAVEARLLAAISQRFGLPVRWPQALVKLTKAADRAAAFLEATRLAGFSEGEAVKVFGRPPRLDASLEAAYLSPWRAQEAKERFLARFEDIAR, encoded by the coding sequence ATGACGGATTCGCCCGCACAACCGAGCCTGCCCCCCACCCCGCCTTCCCCGACCGCCGGCAAGAAGCCGCGCGCCTGGCAGAGGATGCTCTCGGGCCGCCGCCTGGACCTGCTGGACCCCTCGGCCCTCGACATCGAGATCGAGGACATCGCCCATGGCCTGGCCCGCGTCGCCCGCTGGAACGGCCAGACGAGCGGCGATGACATCTTCTCGGTGGCCCAGCATTCGCTGCTGGTGGAACGGCTCGCCCGCGCGCAGACGCATGACCTTGACCGGAGCTGGCGCCTCGCCGTGCTGCTGCACGATGCCCCGGAATATGTGATCGGCGACATGATCTCGCCCTTCAAGGCGATGATCGGCGGCGACTACAAGGCGGTGGAGGCCCGGCTTCTCGCCGCCATCAGCCAGCGCTTCGGCCTGCCGGTGCGATGGCCGCAGGCGCTGGTGAAACTCACCAAGGCGGCCGACCGCGCCGCCGCTTTTCTGGAGGCCACCCGGCTCGCCGGCTTCTCCGAAGGGGAGGCGGTGAAGGTGTTCGGCCGTCCGCCCCGGCTCGACGCCAGCCTCGAAGCCGCCTATCTCTCTCCATGGCGCGCACAGGAGGCCAAGGAACGCTTCCTGGCGCGGTTCGAGGATATCGCCCGATGA
- a CDS encoding NUDIX hydrolase has translation MSDPVRPTLAASAAVFRDGRVLLARRGKAPGAGLWSLPGGRVEPGERLAEAAAREVMEEVAVEAEILAVAAARDIIVRDGERLLAHFVVVAHAARWRAGEPTIGEEAIEVGWFAPDEVAALPGTDGLAEVVAAAARLMAAP, from the coding sequence ATGTCCGATCCCGTCCGCCCTACCCTTGCCGCCAGCGCCGCCGTGTTCCGCGACGGCCGCGTCCTCCTCGCCCGCCGGGGTAAGGCGCCGGGCGCGGGCCTCTGGAGCCTGCCGGGCGGCCGGGTGGAGCCGGGCGAGCGGCTGGCGGAGGCCGCCGCCCGCGAGGTGATGGAGGAAGTGGCGGTGGAGGCGGAGATCCTCGCGGTCGCCGCCGCCCGTGACATCATCGTGCGCGATGGCGAGCGGCTTCTCGCCCATTTCGTCGTGGTCGCCCATGCCGCCCGCTGGCGCGCCGGGGAGCCGACCATCGGCGAGGAGGCCATCGAGGTCGGCTGGTTCGCCCCCGATGAGGTGGCGGCCCTGCCGGGCACGGACGGGCTCGCGGAGGTGGTCGCCGCCGCCGCCCGGCTGATGGCGGCCCCTTGA
- a CDS encoding TIGR02301 family protein, giving the protein MRTFRSAALLLASAVWIAGLACGPAQAASSEGSTPPYEQDLLKIAELLGSLHYLRPLCGAPNEGQSWRTEMQTLIDAEQPSDPRKGKLIAAFNAGYNSYATVYRTCTPAAVEAVQRQMDQGAKLAHEIVVRYGGN; this is encoded by the coding sequence ATGCGCACCTTCCGCTCTGCCGCCCTTCTCCTTGCCTCGGCCGTCTGGATCGCCGGGCTCGCGTGCGGGCCGGCGCAGGCGGCTTCTTCGGAAGGCTCGACCCCGCCCTATGAGCAGGATCTCCTGAAGATCGCGGAACTGCTGGGATCGCTGCATTATCTGCGCCCGCTCTGCGGCGCCCCCAACGAGGGCCAGAGTTGGCGTACCGAGATGCAGACGCTGATCGATGCCGAGCAGCCGTCCGACCCGCGCAAGGGCAAGCTGATCGCTGCCTTCAACGCCGGCTACAACAGCTACGCCACCGTCTACCGCACCTGCACGCCGGCCGCCGTCGAGGCCGTACAGCGCCAGATGGACCAGGGCGCCAAGCTCGCCCATGAGATCGTGGTCCGCTACGGCGGCAACTGA
- a CDS encoding YgfZ/GcvT domain-containing protein: MAHAFLPERAVLAVSGPDARAFLHNVVTCNINSLKPGGARYGALLMPQGKIISDFLIYAPVATPETLLLDLPAARLEDLVKRFTMYRLRANVGFEPQADSAIVAFWGDEAAPEGVEAFPDPRLDELGTRAVVLRATAEGLGGDAFAYAAHRIALGIPEGGADFLYGDAFPHEADMDQLGGVDFKKGCYIGQEVVSRTQHRGIARTRTVAALLAGAPESGTEIKAGEKTVGRIGSIAGGQGIALVRLDRAAEAKASGLPLLAGDVEVTLKAPDWASFDMEGV, translated from the coding sequence ATGGCCCACGCCTTTCTGCCCGAGCGCGCCGTCCTCGCCGTCTCCGGCCCCGACGCCCGCGCCTTCCTGCACAACGTCGTCACCTGCAACATCAACAGCCTGAAGCCCGGCGGCGCCCGCTATGGCGCGCTGCTGATGCCGCAGGGCAAGATCATCTCCGACTTCCTCATCTATGCCCCGGTGGCGACGCCCGAGACGCTGCTGCTGGACCTGCCGGCGGCGCGGCTGGAGGATCTGGTGAAGCGCTTCACCATGTATCGCCTGCGCGCCAATGTCGGGTTCGAGCCACAGGCCGACAGCGCCATTGTCGCCTTCTGGGGCGATGAGGCCGCACCGGAGGGCGTCGAGGCCTTCCCCGATCCGCGCCTTGATGAACTCGGCACCCGCGCCGTCGTGCTCCGCGCCACTGCCGAGGGGCTGGGCGGCGATGCTTTCGCTTATGCCGCCCACCGCATTGCGCTCGGAATCCCGGAGGGCGGTGCCGATTTCCTTTATGGCGACGCCTTCCCCCATGAGGCGGACATGGACCAGCTCGGCGGCGTGGACTTCAAGAAGGGCTGCTACATCGGGCAGGAAGTGGTTTCGCGCACCCAGCATCGCGGCATCGCCCGCACGCGCACCGTGGCGGCCCTGCTCGCCGGGGCGCCGGAGAGCGGCACCGAGATCAAGGCCGGCGAGAAGACCGTCGGCCGCATCGGCTCCATCGCCGGCGGGCAGGGCATCGCTCTCGTGCGCCTCGACCGCGCGGCGGAGGCGAAGGCCAGCGGCCTGCCGCTGTTGGCGGGCGATGTGGAAGTGACCCTGAAGGCGCCCGACTGGGCGAGCTTCGACATGGAGGGCGTGTGA
- a CDS encoding DNA-3-methyladenine glycosylase I yields MSADRILTPHSDGKCRCPWCGTDPLYVAYHDTEWGVPERDSRALFEKLLLDGFQAGLAWITILRKRDNFRRAFDGFEPEVIAAYGPEKVAALMADAGIVRNRAKIEGAVLSARAYLDLREKGIAFSDFMWEAVDGTVQVNRPRTLKDIPAETPASRALSKKLKAAGFKFCGPTIVYAAMQACGLVDDHLAECWRA; encoded by the coding sequence GTGAGCGCTGATCGTATTCTGACGCCGCATAGCGACGGCAAGTGCCGCTGCCCCTGGTGCGGCACCGATCCGCTCTATGTGGCCTATCACGACACCGAATGGGGCGTGCCCGAGCGCGACTCGCGCGCGCTGTTCGAGAAGCTGCTGCTGGACGGTTTCCAGGCCGGGCTTGCCTGGATCACCATCCTGCGCAAGCGCGACAATTTCCGCCGCGCCTTCGACGGCTTTGAGCCGGAGGTGATCGCCGCCTATGGGCCGGAGAAGGTCGCGGCGCTGATGGCGGACGCCGGCATCGTGCGCAACCGGGCCAAGATCGAAGGCGCGGTGCTCTCCGCCCGCGCCTATCTGGATCTTCGGGAGAAGGGCATCGCCTTCTCCGATTTCATGTGGGAGGCGGTGGACGGCACCGTGCAGGTGAACCGCCCCCGTACCCTCAAGGACATTCCCGCCGAGACGCCTGCCTCCCGCGCGCTCTCCAAGAAATTGAAGGCGGCGGGCTTCAAATTCTGCGGCCCCACCATCGTCTACGCCGCCATGCAGGCCTGCGGCCTCGTGGACGACCATCTGGCGGAGTGCTGGCGGGCTTAG
- a CDS encoding MFS transporter, translating to MDAVLLRVLCVTAVIQLIAWGTASLLAIVGIRMAADLGMDVPTVFAGSTVFYCVMGVCSPVLGKGFVRHGARRMMMAGTLVAGPGFALIALSNGPLPYFAGWTLLGISGSAMLSTAAAILIHETAGARAQRAMGALMLATGLSSSLFWPTTAVLADLWGWRVTCWIYAGLHLAVCLPLLAFALPARTPAAAAAAPTEAVPAKPAPRLGRKRTFSLMMTAIALNGFVAFGFNAIFIELLKVEGVPPERAVAVGSLLGVLQVSARVIDFLGGGRWDGLTTGLWAGSFILAAPLIALMADGSLLVIGLFVLVYGLGTGAFAVARSTIPLVFYDQAAYARALSTIALPLNIGCAISPPLFMGMLLETGAHSVLLLATACALVTLAALAALRQFRPQRAIPELTPTG from the coding sequence ATGGACGCCGTCCTTCTCCGTGTGCTCTGCGTCACCGCCGTCATCCAGCTCATCGCCTGGGGGACGGCCAGCCTTCTGGCTATCGTCGGCATCCGCATGGCGGCGGATCTGGGCATGGACGTGCCGACCGTCTTTGCCGGCAGCACCGTCTTCTATTGCGTCATGGGCGTCTGCAGTCCGGTGCTGGGCAAGGGTTTCGTGCGCCATGGCGCACGGCGCATGATGATGGCCGGCACGCTGGTGGCGGGACCGGGCTTCGCCCTCATCGCCCTGTCCAACGGGCCGCTCCCCTATTTCGCCGGCTGGACGCTGCTCGGCATCAGCGGCAGCGCCATGCTCTCCACCGCCGCCGCCATCCTGATCCATGAGACGGCGGGGGCGCGAGCGCAGCGGGCCATGGGCGCGCTGATGCTGGCGACAGGCCTCTCCAGCAGCCTCTTCTGGCCCACCACCGCCGTGCTGGCGGACCTCTGGGGCTGGCGCGTCACCTGCTGGATCTATGCCGGCCTGCACCTCGCCGTGTGCCTGCCGCTGCTTGCCTTCGCCTTGCCGGCCCGCACGCCTGCGGCAGCGGCCGCCGCCCCCACGGAGGCGGTGCCCGCGAAGCCCGCGCCGCGCCTAGGGCGCAAGCGCACCTTCAGCCTGATGATGACGGCCATCGCCCTCAATGGCTTCGTCGCCTTCGGCTTCAACGCCATCTTCATCGAACTCCTGAAGGTGGAAGGCGTGCCGCCGGAGCGGGCAGTGGCGGTGGGTTCGCTGCTGGGCGTGCTTCAGGTGAGCGCGCGGGTGATCGATTTCCTGGGCGGCGGGCGCTGGGACGGGCTCACCACGGGCCTCTGGGCCGGCAGCTTCATCCTCGCCGCGCCGCTCATCGCGCTCATGGCGGATGGCTCGCTGCTGGTGATCGGCCTGTTCGTGCTGGTCTATGGCCTCGGCACCGGGGCCTTCGCGGTCGCCCGCTCCACCATCCCGCTCGTCTTCTACGATCAGGCGGCCTATGCGCGGGCACTCTCCACCATCGCACTGCCGCTCAACATCGGCTGCGCCATCTCTCCCCCGCTCTTCATGGGCATGCTGCTGGAGACGGGTGCGCACTCCGTCCTGCTTCTCGCCACCGCCTGCGCTCTGGTGACGCTCGCCGCCCTCGCGGCTTTGCGGCAGTTCCGGCCGCAGCGGGCAATACCCGAGCTCACGCCAACGGGCTAA
- a CDS encoding pyridoxamine 5'-phosphate oxidase family protein, which translates to MSHETTETRLSETTFPVTDRNRVKRLHERGSYDRAVVYPILDAAFLCHVAYAIDGQPFATPTIHWREGDTLYWHGSSASRMLRHLKGGTPACLTVAHLDGLVLARCGFNHSANYRSAMCFGTARIVEEPEEKARALSALVDRFYPGRDATLRASTTQEVKATMVIAMPIEDASAKVRAKGVGDDEDDLGLPIWAGVIPVRTVLGAPETSPHVPAGVPVPDGLGIYALGAPLDEALLAAQRMYEAAD; encoded by the coding sequence ATGAGCCACGAGACGACCGAGACACGCTTATCCGAGACCACCTTCCCCGTCACCGACCGCAACCGGGTGAAGCGCCTGCACGAGCGCGGCTCCTATGACCGCGCGGTCGTCTATCCGATCCTCGACGCCGCCTTTCTCTGCCATGTGGCCTATGCCATCGACGGCCAGCCTTTCGCGACGCCCACCATCCACTGGCGCGAGGGCGATACGCTCTATTGGCACGGCTCCTCCGCCAGCCGCATGCTGCGGCACCTGAAGGGCGGCACGCCGGCCTGCCTCACCGTCGCCCATCTGGACGGCCTCGTGCTCGCCCGCTGCGGCTTCAACCATTCGGCCAACTATCGCTCGGCCATGTGCTTCGGCACTGCGCGCATCGTGGAAGAACCGGAGGAGAAGGCGCGTGCCCTCTCCGCGCTGGTGGACCGCTTCTATCCGGGCCGCGACGCCACGCTGCGCGCCTCGACCACGCAGGAGGTGAAGGCGACCATGGTCATTGCCATGCCCATCGAGGACGCCTCTGCCAAGGTGCGGGCGAAGGGCGTGGGCGATGATGAGGACGATCTCGGCCTGCCCATCTGGGCCGGCGTCATTCCCGTGCGCACGGTGCTCGGCGCACCGGAGACGAGCCCGCATGTGCCCGCTGGCGTGCCGGTGCCGGACGGCCTCGGCATCTATGCGCTGGGGGCCCCGCTCGATGAGGCCCTGCTCGCCGCACAGCGGATGTACGAGGCGGCGGATTAG
- a CDS encoding PLP-dependent aminotransferase family protein, producing the protein MRRSDETNLSEAAAPEVHAADWSALIPVLPKAGPRPVALYAELRRLIEGGVLRPGTKLPPTRELAARLGLSRGAAVAAFELLLAEGFAEARVGAGTFVAAAVPQIAPAAPPPDPRPAVAPPLPGALGLAAPDARTFQILRGLITRHMAVPARHHFGYGDPRGSRALREEVAAYLRTARGVRCHGDQVVLTSGSQQALDLIIRAALTPGDPVWIEDPCYPMARAAFEGAGMRLIGVPVDGEGLDPAAGEARAPHARAVYVTPSHQFPLGVTLTMARRLALIDWARRAGAWIIEDDYDSEYRYAGPPLTALQGIDGAGRVIYVGTFSKALFPGLRVGYAVVPEALLDAVIAVRNRSDRFPPSLLEDALADFLREGHFSAHLRRARRRARDARDALVAVLNEGGLSVAAPDQGLHLVARRPDWTEDATLLAAARAEGFGPRALSPLHVDRPPEAGLVIGFSGFPPEELASAARRWLARIGG; encoded by the coding sequence ATGCGCCGTTCCGACGAGACCAATCTTTCCGAGGCCGCTGCCCCGGAGGTCCATGCCGCCGACTGGTCGGCCTTGATCCCGGTTCTGCCCAAGGCTGGCCCCCGGCCGGTGGCGCTCTATGCGGAACTGCGGCGGCTGATCGAAGGCGGCGTCCTGCGCCCCGGCACCAAGCTGCCGCCGACGCGGGAGCTGGCGGCGCGGCTCGGCCTCTCGCGCGGGGCGGCTGTGGCGGCGTTCGAGCTGCTGCTGGCGGAGGGCTTTGCCGAGGCGCGGGTGGGGGCGGGCACCTTCGTCGCCGCCGCCGTGCCGCAGATCGCACCCGCCGCGCCGCCGCCGGACCCGCGCCCCGCGGTGGCGCCGCCGCTGCCCGGCGCGCTCGGCCTCGCGGCGCCCGACGCGCGCACCTTCCAGATCCTGCGCGGGCTCATCACCCGCCATATGGCGGTGCCGGCGCGCCATCACTTCGGCTATGGCGATCCCCGCGGCAGCCGGGCGCTCAGGGAGGAGGTGGCGGCCTATCTGCGCACGGCGCGCGGCGTGCGCTGCCATGGCGATCAAGTGGTGCTGACCTCCGGCTCGCAGCAGGCGCTCGATCTCATCATCCGCGCGGCGCTCACGCCCGGCGATCCGGTGTGGATCGAGGACCCCTGCTATCCCATGGCCCGCGCCGCCTTCGAGGGCGCCGGCATGCGCCTCATCGGCGTGCCGGTGGATGGGGAGGGGCTCGATCCGGCGGCGGGGGAGGCGCGGGCGCCCCATGCGCGGGCGGTCTATGTGACACCCTCCCACCAGTTTCCGCTCGGCGTTACCCTCACCATGGCCCGCCGCCTCGCCCTCATCGACTGGGCAAGGCGCGCCGGGGCCTGGATCATCGAGGACGATTACGACAGCGAATATCGCTATGCCGGCCCCCCGCTCACCGCTCTTCAGGGCATCGATGGGGCGGGGCGGGTGATCTATGTGGGCACCTTCTCCAAGGCGCTCTTTCCGGGCCTGCGGGTGGGCTATGCCGTGGTGCCGGAGGCGCTGCTGGACGCGGTGATTGCCGTGCGCAACCGCTCGGACCGCTTCCCGCCCTCGCTGCTGGAGGACGCGCTGGCGGACTTCCTGCGCGAAGGGCATTTCTCCGCCCACCTGCGTCGCGCCCGCCGCCGCGCGCGCGACGCCCGCGATGCGCTGGTGGCCGTGCTGAATGAAGGCGGGCTCTCGGTCGCCGCGCCCGATCAGGGCCTGCACCTCGTGGCCCGACGGCCCGACTGGACCGAGGACGCGACCCTGCTCGCGGCGGCGCGGGCGGAGGGGTTCGGCCCCCGCGCGCTCTCGCCGCTCCATGTGGATCGGCCGCCTGAGGCCGGCCTCGTCATCGGGTTTTCCGGCTTCCCGCCGGAGGAGCTGGCAAGCGCCGCCCGCCGCTGGCTGGCGCGGATCGGCGGGTGA
- a CDS encoding GNAT family acetyltransferase, whose product MSDAPPALAIGHAAPEETEALVALWQRCNLTRPWNDPHADIALAKRGPHSTILVLRDGARLAASVMVGHDGHRGWMYYLGVDPDYEGTGLGRKLVAAAEDWLKARGVPKVMLLVRPDNEKVRGFYEALGYLDEPRVVFSKRLDETA is encoded by the coding sequence ATGAGCGACGCGCCCCCCGCCCTTGCCATCGGCCATGCCGCGCCGGAGGAGACGGAGGCCCTTGTGGCGCTCTGGCAGCGCTGCAACCTCACCCGCCCCTGGAACGACCCGCACGCGGACATCGCCCTCGCCAAGCGCGGGCCGCATTCCACCATCCTCGTCCTGCGCGACGGCGCGCGTCTTGCCGCCTCCGTCATGGTCGGGCACGACGGCCATCGGGGCTGGATGTACTATCTCGGCGTTGATCCCGACTATGAAGGCACCGGCCTCGGCCGGAAGCTGGTGGCGGCCGCCGAGGACTGGCTGAAAGCGCGCGGCGTGCCCAAGGTGATGCTGCTGGTACGCCCGGACAATGAGAAGGTGCGCGGCTTCTATGAGGCGCTCGGCTATCTCGACGAACCGCGCGTCGTCTTCTCCAAGCGCCTCGACGAAACCGCCTGA
- a CDS encoding L-threonylcarbamoyladenylate synthase yields MSASPAPPSASRSTQVLPATSPARAKAAAVVAGRLIGEGKVVAFPTETVYGLGADAGNPRAVAEVYAAKGRPAFNPLISHVPDLAAAEQLGVLNADAVKLARAFWPGPLTLVVPCRDTDAICDLARAGLSTTALRVPNHPAALAFLAAAGRPVVGPSANRSGHVSPTTAAHVMADLDGRIDAVLDAGPTMVGVESTIVDCSGDEPRLLRPGGLARADIEAVLGRPLPDAAGGDEAKPSAPGRLASHYAPNATVRLDVAEVRPGEALLTFAGHRPTGSESAAFVYDLSPAGDLAEAASRLYGALRAIDARGAAGIAVVPLPREGLGEAIADRLGRAAAPRPHD; encoded by the coding sequence ATGAGCGCTTCCCCCGCCCCGCCCTCCGCTTCCCGCAGCACGCAGGTGCTGCCGGCGACCTCGCCCGCCCGCGCCAAGGCTGCGGCAGTGGTCGCGGGGCGGCTCATCGGCGAAGGCAAGGTGGTCGCCTTCCCCACTGAGACGGTCTATGGGCTCGGCGCCGACGCGGGCAACCCGCGGGCGGTCGCGGAAGTCTATGCCGCCAAGGGGCGCCCGGCCTTCAACCCGCTCATTTCCCATGTGCCGGATCTTGCCGCCGCCGAGCAGCTGGGCGTGCTGAACGCGGATGCGGTGAAGCTCGCCCGCGCCTTCTGGCCGGGGCCGCTCACCCTCGTGGTGCCCTGCCGCGACACGGATGCCATCTGCGACCTTGCCCGCGCCGGCCTCTCCACGACGGCACTCCGGGTGCCCAACCACCCGGCCGCCCTCGCCTTCCTCGCGGCGGCCGGACGACCCGTGGTGGGGCCGAGCGCAAATCGCTCCGGCCATGTCTCGCCCACGACGGCCGCCCATGTGATGGCCGATCTCGACGGCCGCATCGACGCGGTTCTGGATGCGGGGCCGACAATGGTCGGCGTCGAATCCACCATTGTCGACTGCTCCGGCGATGAACCGCGCCTGCTGCGGCCCGGCGGACTCGCGCGCGCCGACATCGAGGCCGTGCTCGGGCGCCCCCTGCCCGATGCGGCGGGCGGTGATGAGGCCAAGCCTTCGGCCCCCGGCCGGCTCGCCTCCCATTACGCGCCCAACGCCACCGTGCGGCTGGATGTGGCGGAGGTGCGGCCCGGCGAGGCTCTGCTCACCTTCGCCGGCCACCGGCCGACGGGCAGTGAGAGCGCCGCCTTCGTCTATGACCTCTCCCCCGCCGGCGATCTCGCGGAGGCGGCGAGCCGCCTCTATGGGGCTCTGCGCGCCATCGACGCGCGCGGCGCGGCGGGCATCGCCGTGGTGCCACTGCCCCGCGAGGGGCTGGGCGAGGCCATCGCCGACCGCCTCGGCCGCGCTGCCGCCCCTCGCCCGCACGACTGA